One segment of Polyangiaceae bacterium DNA contains the following:
- a CDS encoding MYXO-CTERM sorting domain-containing protein translates to MRKPTSVSFVLLSLTIASWSVASPLSDAVSKLSPGDWVELTPQGLDDSFTKTGGNSGIAVGYSDSVKWDPATGQLFYIGMDHNEADGERFIIYSEAGNTWTVQPQPAFAAGSGPGDVNHEYDHTAIDSGRRYFYYRYGYSSRSVYRYHIDQKVWTQLPDNDVLEYSQCCGALEFFPELDGIVWVQAGETIGYGGIFLFTEASNQWVRLGATQTYAMGAYHNFAELDPVSHKLILGGGNGSRDVHALGSDKSIKTLPQAPIDLGVHQTVATADAISGQLLVFTADKEFWTYDAVSEQWAKQDASKVPIWTGGYQNEIHGVVAGPVSTYGVNAFVSCEASGCRMYAYKHSPGEGTPWDGGTGSGASGSGGSSGGGNGGAPSAGGSAMGGASGSGLPDGGPGTSASPSSDSDGGCGCRTRPGTPALPLTWLTVFAALLLGRRRDEGGSPRPG, encoded by the coding sequence ATGCGAAAACCTACTTCAGTCTCGTTCGTGCTCCTGTCGCTGACAATCGCATCCTGGAGCGTGGCCAGCCCGCTCAGTGACGCGGTGTCGAAGCTGTCGCCCGGCGACTGGGTAGAGCTCACCCCTCAGGGCCTCGACGATTCGTTCACCAAGACCGGCGGCAACAGCGGCATCGCCGTCGGCTACTCAGACTCGGTGAAATGGGATCCGGCCACGGGCCAGCTCTTCTACATCGGCATGGATCACAACGAAGCGGACGGCGAACGCTTCATCATCTATTCCGAAGCGGGCAACACCTGGACAGTTCAACCCCAGCCAGCGTTCGCGGCCGGTTCCGGTCCGGGCGACGTCAATCACGAATACGATCACACGGCGATCGACAGTGGGCGGCGCTACTTCTACTACCGCTACGGCTACTCGAGTAGAAGCGTCTACCGCTATCACATCGATCAAAAGGTCTGGACGCAGCTGCCGGACAACGACGTCCTCGAGTACAGCCAGTGCTGTGGTGCCCTCGAGTTCTTTCCTGAGCTCGACGGCATCGTGTGGGTGCAGGCCGGCGAAACCATTGGCTACGGGGGCATCTTCTTGTTCACCGAAGCCTCGAACCAGTGGGTGCGCCTCGGGGCGACGCAGACATACGCCATGGGCGCTTACCACAACTTCGCCGAGCTCGATCCCGTGAGCCACAAGTTGATCTTGGGCGGGGGCAACGGCAGTCGGGATGTGCACGCGCTCGGCAGCGACAAGAGCATCAAGACGCTGCCGCAGGCGCCCATCGACTTGGGCGTTCACCAGACTGTGGCGACCGCCGACGCGATATCGGGACAGCTTTTGGTGTTCACTGCGGACAAGGAGTTCTGGACCTATGACGCAGTCTCGGAACAGTGGGCGAAACAGGACGCGTCGAAGGTCCCCATCTGGACTGGCGGGTATCAGAACGAGATCCACGGTGTCGTGGCGGGGCCCGTCTCGACTTACGGCGTGAACGCGTTCGTGAGCTGTGAGGCCAGCGGCTGCCGCATGTACGCCTACAAGCACTCGCCGGGAGAAGGCACGCCTTGGGACGGTGGCACGGGCTCCGGCGCCTCGGGCTCAGGCGGTTCGAGCGGTGGCGGAAACGGCGGGGCGCCGTCCGCAGGCGGCAGCGCGATGGGCGGAGCGTCGGGCAGCGGGCTTCCGGACGGCGGTCCCGGAACTAGCGCGTCACCGTCCAGCGACAGCGATGGCGGCTGTGGCTGCCGCACGAGACCGGGCACGCCAGCGCTGCCGCTGACGTGGCTCACCGTCTTCGCCGCGCTGCTTCTGGGCCGTCGTCGTGACGAAGGCGGGTCGCCCAGACCTGGGTGA